The Cotesia glomerata isolate CgM1 linkage group LG7, MPM_Cglom_v2.3, whole genome shotgun sequence genome segment CATAACCGATTACTCAAGACCTCCCTTTCTAACAAGAACTACATAATCAACGGACCACGCAACAGAATTGCTCATTTAGTCAATAAACTCCACTCGGAAGTAAACTTCTTCAACAGGACACTCCAATCATTTATATTCAGAATTAATTGCATATCATATTTGGCTGATCTGTTCTCAGTCTCTGTCTCTATactttttattctatttttctcatataatttttctcttatttactttattaatctTGATGTATAATGCCGATAGGCGTAtggtatatataataataataataataataaaaatttaaaaaaatcttaaaattgtcaatttagtaatttagtaatttagcaattataaagttaatttttataaaagtatataaataaaaaaagatatttgctagtttatgattaattattaaaaaaatgttacctTAAAAAATCCATGATGATGAATAACACCATCTTGATTTTGCAATAAGCTCAATAGAGAATATTCAGCATGCAGAAGCATTTTTCCTTGACGATCATCCTGAGTTTCATCTTCGCCTTCGTTTTTAAGAGtaagtattttaattgtatAGTACTTATCAGTCCTGACTTTCCTTGCGAGACATTGAACAATACTTCTGACCGGAGAAGTTCCAATAAGTGGCCCCAGAATGTAGGGACCGGCTCGTTTAATTGTCTTTGGATTTACAGGAGTCCCGTAAGAAGGTACTGGGGTCTTAAAATCGAGCTCGTCGTCCTGAGACCTCCAAGTTTCAGCTCTCCTATTGgactcatttttattattagaatcATTTAACTGACTAGGCTCTACTTCAGGTACTCTTTGAGCttctgaagaaaataaaatagaattagAGCTTGAACTGGGACAAGGCTTTGGTTCGGTCCTGGTGAGACGATGTTGGCCCAGCAGACACTCGACTCTTGGATTTTCCGCCTCTCGGTACTCGGAAACTGAAGCGTACTCGAGGGAACTCGAAGCTAAAGACATCGCCTGGGCAAGGTGGACGTCTGCTGATCCATCTTCGTCTATTATTGTTAATGtgtttgatatattttctatgCTATTGTCGTTTTCTACAAACGGGACCTCGATGTTCAGTGGAAAAGTGTCACCGTCGGTGTCGATTGTTGAAGGATCCATTGAAAGCGAGTCACTATCTGCTGGTATTTCTCCAACTTCTGGTTCAGATGTCTCCATTGGCTCGTAGACTAACCCATTCTCCATTCTGCTCTGGGAGTTGTTTAACTGCTCTACTGCCTCACCGTCCATATTATTGGTCAATTCTGTTAACAAATTagctattgttattaattgtaatattaatgacattaaaattagaagttacttgatcaatttttttttttttaacaaacaaatttgttacaaaaaactatttaaaaaaaaattgcaatttttattttttttaatttttacaaaaattattatctgctaaattaattttaataaattattagacacttttgaaaattttctgatttttttaaaaataaactaggtataataaaatttgacattaaagttagcaatcacttgataattttttaattttatttcacaaataaatctttactgaaaaactatttttaaaaaattgcatttataattttttaaaaatttctacatgtcaattgttttttatcatttatttttcccataatttatttgttaagaaaattaataaatattggctGGATTAATTCTCATAATTAACATTAGaagtcacttgaccattttttaatttttttttaacaaacaaatttgttccaaaaaattattttaaaaaaatagcatttttaattttataaaatttctacatgtcaatttattttttcctcattttttgccataatttatttgttaaaaaaattatcatatcatgtctctcaattttagtatcatagctcctcaaattaaataaaatgaatattgaaattaatagacACCTGACAGcttttaacattttatgtatcaaaaaaattattgtaaaaaatatttacctggtaaaaatttcaataaataattgatacaattataaaaaaaattttattgtaagaatcaatttattttttctaaagaaaaaaaattgtcagctgTCTGGCAAGATCCGTTCcatattaatattcattttaattatgtcTCACGCAATATGTTTATCGTTTTTAATCATAACatcacaattaataaataacccagtaattagaaatttataaaaagtcaatttttgacagatcaattaaatttctttttttaattttttccatcatGTCATTTAATGGAAcgtcaaaattaataagtaaaataaataaattaccttTTATTATAACTCATAGTTTCAAACACTCGTTACTTGCCACTGATTCTGATTGTTGTTACAAATAGCGAATATAactaagttttatttaaattattgctcCATCACTTTCATCACTTAcatgtaaatttattgagttcttaatttcttacatGATTTTAGATGATTCAGGACGTTTATTCACACGACTGCGAGAAATTTACTGAGTACACGTAAAACAACATACAAGTCATCAACAGCAAAGTCAAGTCAACAAATAAAACATCTATAGATCTATATCGCGTACGCGTAAATAATAAGTAcgtgtattttttaattagacggTAATAATGGTGTATTTTGATACCGACTGATGTTATTCATTATAAGCtgtcaaaaatatcaaaaattttcaaatttcgtttaatcaaaaatttcaattaaataataaataattttattgaataattaaataaatactcaattaaaaattatataaatttattttatatgtttaatttttgtcaaCTATTTATGAACTCAGAtgatttgaattaaaaaaatcacgtgACGTAAAAAGTGACGCcatttttggaattattaattttcaatttttaaatagcaaatttaggttatataaaatttttttagaacttGGTCACAAGTagttaaagtaaaatatttaattttaaatttaataatggctgaaaaaaaaagtgtattGATGATTTGTTTGggtatgatatttaaataaaataatttttaaaaaacatctgatagtttttcaaaattttttatggcaATTGTTAAGTGTCTTCTAATTtaatatgatttatttatttacaggcAATATTTGTCGGTCACCTATTGCAGAAGCAGTTTTTGCTGATTATATTGCCAAAAATAATCTGACTGACAAGTGGGGAGTTGACAGTGCAGCATTAATTGGCTATCATACTGGTAAATCACCTGACAGCCGGGCTATGAGCACTTTGAAGGATAAgggtattaaaaattattcacatcGAGCTAGACCGGTacgtatttttatttctcttcagtatattatgatttattttatttatgtctGGTCAGTATTGGAGCTTGCAATCATTTTTAGGAGTGACTAATAAAACTCACAGATATGTTCCCAGTCTTGTGACctttataatcataatcaagcgaagtaataaattaactgataaatataattgcaGATAACGAAGGACGACTTCAATAAATATGACTGGATCTTTGGAATGGACGATGACAACATCTCAGAATTAAATCGTCTGAAGCCATCTGGAAGCAAAGCCAAAGTTGAATTGCTCGGCTCCTATGATTCTTCAGGAGAGATAATAATTCGTGATCCTTACTACGTAattctcaatttttaatatttaaaattttaaaaatttatttattgcaatgatcttaaatttaacaaacatttttttaatttttattacaattaaatcataaaaaaaatttcacatgtagaaattttaaaaaattataaatcaaaatttaaaaaaatatttttttttataaataatttatttgttataaaaattttaaaaattatcaagatatCTGCTAATTTTACTATCATTTATcacaaagaatttatttttttacaggaTAGTAACAGCGCTGGATTTGTCAAAGCTTATGAGCAGTGTGTCAGAAGTGTCGAAGCATTCCTAAaagttcaataattaaaaaaaaaaaaaatattgttaaataatcttcaaagattatgaataaaatgagTGAGAAAAAACGTGTATTGATGGTTTGTCtaggtaaattatttaatgtcaCTAATTATCAGGACAATTTCATCAAATTATTACCggtgtaaaaatataataggTAATACATGTCGCTCGACGATGGCAGAAGctatttttgatgattataTAACAAAAATGGGTTTGAAAAATACATGGGAAGTAAACAGCGCAGGACTACGCGGTTATCACGCCGGACAGACTCCTGACGAGCGTGCTCTGGTTACTCTTCGAGGAAGAGGAATCGTTAATTACTCCCACAAAGCCCGAGTTGTacgtttaagaaaattattcaatcaaaaattaattatctttagcaaaaaaaatttattttaaaaactctaaaaaattatgaatacaatttttttgacctaGTTTATTTTcagagaaaaattaaataattaagtatcataatttttaatataaattctacagataacaaaaaatgatttttattctcaCAATTGGATCTTTGGAATGGATCAATACAACATTGAacaacttgaaaaaataaaaccggAAGGTAGTAACgctaaaattgaattattaggAAGTTACAATCCTAATGGAGACATAATTATTGAAGATCCCTTCCCagtaagtaaataataatatttattatctattactaggtattttatttataataaataaaaaattaatatttttcaggaTAAAGATTGTCGAGGTTTTGTAAAAGCTTTTGAACAAAGCAACAgcagtattaaaaattttttggagctcaactccaaaaaataaatactcatTTAACTTTACGTCCTTCTACGTAAACATTTACAATGTTACGATCGTCTCCAGAGTATATTAATCGTTGCAATTGTTCCTTGAGtgttaaagtttttaaattgtctAATGGTGAATCTTTCGCTTTTAAATCAATGACCAAAGCATCGAATTTTTTCCCAGCGATTAAATTTCCCACTTGGCTATCTATTGACAGcgctgttgaaaaaaaatttatcaataaaaataatttatttatttaataaaaaattaccttcagCTCCGCCTAAAGTTGCTAAATAAAAAGCATCGACAAAATCAATCGGCTTATAAGAGTCACCTTGGATAAATGCAATGTGATTCGATACTTCTAGCGCTGATCTCATTACATCCAGCATACACATCAAATTACCACCTGCTACGTCtgaagaattaattaattataaaataaaattaaattttttaaatttaaataagcttgtttaaaaatagaaattaaattaccaGTGCCTAGTCCTACGGTGATATTATTTCTTCTCAGTCTCTGGATATCACAGAGCCCGCTTCTTAAGAAAGTATTCGAAGATGGACAGTGAATTATTGATGAGTTATActtggttaaaatttttaactcacTGTCTTTGAGGAAAACTCCGTGGGCTAGTAcagtctaaaaatttattttttattaataagtatttaatgaaagtatttttttatattataaaataatttaccttatttgttaataaattagctTGTTCGTAAACGGACGTATAAGTTGGACAGTCGGGAAATAATGATTTACATTCTTCAATTTCACCGGTATTTTCACATACATgtgtctaaaaaattaatttattatttaaaaattaattttttatcatttttaatcctaACATGAATTTTATagcttttttctttgttaaaaagcaattcttattaataaaaaatatttttttattaattcttaatttaaaaatgaattattaagaattttttatttataataaaaaaaataaatttttaataattttaactaaaagtATTGTACCTGAATAAgaagattattttctttagcAATTTCCCCCAAATGTTTTAACAATTTCATCGAACAACTCAATGCAAATCTTGGAGTAATAACAGGATTGACTAGAGAAgactaaacaaaaataaaaaaaaaatcataaattaaataaacaaactaGATTACTCcagaaaaatgaataatcttactttaagtttataaacatcatCAATAAATTTCCTGGTATTATCAACAGAGATATCTGTcctttcataataattatcatcgcGTACTCTGTCCATATTGAGCTTCCCAACAAAAGCGCGTTGGTGATACTTGACCGCTTTTTCAGCCAGAATCAAAGAAGCTTCATTGTACAGCGAAGCAAAGTAACAAGCAGTAGTTGTTCCTAGTGATAACGTACGTTTCTGTTTGAAAATTcttgataaataaatgtagtaaattaattaaattaaaatcttaaattaatctaatgaaaaataattaccacAACCGCTTCAAATACTTTTTCAGCAAAAGAATTGTCTGAGAATTGTAGCTCTAGAGGAAATGTATAAGCTTCCAACCAGTCAAGGAGACTTTTGTCGTAGCCAAGGCCTATGTTTGGTAGCTGGACAGCATGGACATGACAGTCGATGAATCCTGGAGTGAAAAATTGTCCTTTTTCTAATATTGTGATGATATCTGCTTTTATTTCTGATTTATTCGGTCTGTTGATGATTTcaagtatctaaaaaaaattaattttatatttatttttgtaaaaatattttttttattttacttaagacaaatttgttccgaaaaattattttaaaatttttttaaattgacgtaaaaattttagaaaattaaaaatgtcattttttgaaaatttattttatataatataatttaatttattttattaagcttattaagttatttatttattttttattatttattatttattaagttatataatataatataatttattttatataatataatataaaaatataatttattttaaataaaataaaaaatataattattttttttacctgCCCATTTTGGACGACTATATCAGCTTCTTCAATAATTTGTAATTCAATATTAGCTCCAGATTTAATTGTTTGAACAATTGgaccaataaataaatatttaagtgaAGTCATTTTGACGTTTTTGATAATTTCTTACGAGCGATACAAATGTTTGTAAGTATTCATATGGTAAGTACATATGAGTTGGGAGTGGATTAAACTCTTGGCTGGTGTGGACCATTTATCTCTGTTCAAGATCAAGGCATAACACGTCACTTGGTCCCCTCCATTTATTATCGCCTGATTTATGACATGAAATTTTcctttgtaatttatttataaattaaattaattattaatagaaaaattaaaaagaaatttttttttaataaaaattcgtaagaaataaaaaattactagaattttattttggaaaaataaaattaatttattataattttttattaaatttaatgaactGTTGCCTTGCACTGAGATTGTTATGTATGTAACTAGGGAGAAGTAACAAACTTAGAgcaaaaaatcaatataagaaaatataaattttactacttGGTAAAATATTGcagagaattttttgtgataaatattgaataataattttttaaaaaatgagtgGAAGGCGAGGTGAAGTAAGCgactctaaaaaaattaagaggGTTGATAAAACACCCCCAGTAATTAATTACAGAGAATATTTAGACATGGACACTGATGAAGAAGAATTTGGCCGACAAGGtttggaattttgaaaatatttaatttttttattagtttggaaataaatttttatattttttaagagaCTCCTGAGCCGGATGAAGAACTCCCAGCCGAGCCTGAAAAACCTGTTTTTACTGACCAAGAATTAGGCACACTAGTAAATACAATAgaactcttttttttaaatggataaattattttaaaacattaatagtaaaaattttaaatagaaaatttaaaaaattaaaaaggatttttttttttttatttttaaattcattattttatagaaaaaaattgaaatattacaaaaaattctaattatagaagatatgaaaaaataattattgcaatttttttacttgtaatttaattgttgaaaaaagtcaaaaattgttaaacgtcgtcaaattttagtatcataattatatatatttataaatataattatttaattttttaaatgaatatttctaGGTCcagtatgtaaaaaatttaaccatGACATTTCATGAAGAAATAACATTACCTCAAGAATCCACAAAGCTAATCCATGAATACTTTTGTAACCCATCTTACACAATCTTAACAATATTCTACCAAGACTCTCAATGGAAAGTAACTCTAGACTTTCCAAAGTACCCCCAAAACGGACTAACTTATTTCTTCCGCTCACCTTGGCAAGTTTACACTCCCGACAATTTTATGTCAACAGTAAAATTTggtagttttaattattttgagaattcattattaaaattcttccAAAATATTTACGCACCAGTCGCGTTTTCCTATGACCGCTGGCCTAgaggtaaataaaaaaaaattccacataaacaaattaattactaaaataaaataaaaataaatttgcagtaaaaaaagacgagatattttcaaacttgaataaattgataagTTACCTGAATGACTTGACGTATGATCCAATGGGTCTTCCAATCCTATACGTCCCTCGCGAAGGGATCGACTGCAAAATTTCTTCCTCCTCCAGTATTAATTCCTCTAGTCAACAAATTGACATCCAAGAAGACTATAAGTCAGTAGAACTTCTTCTAATTTCCGAAGAAAAAAACGGATTGATAGAGCGGCTAGAAAGAGTGGCTCGGTACTGGATAAAACAAATCAGAGAAGTATTAAGCGGCTCGAATATTCCAGCCAGACCAGCCTGCAGGActattaaagaagaaataaatttctggAACTACAAAtgtaaacatttaaaatatacttttattcatacatatatttttacatacatttaagACAATAcatgtaattttaaatgatttttcaatgcacagattcaaaattttataaatttattgtaaataatagtttaaaaatatttgaacactttaagttttattttatcgtaagcttttaaatgaattgttcattttttagtCGAAAGTCTCAAGTGTCTTCACAACCAGCTTACAAACAAGTGCATCACAAACATCATCGACACTCTGAAGACTAACAAGTCCGCAAGTATTGAGGAATTCCCggttttaataacaaaaatcgAGAAATCGCTTgttgaaataatttctaatattaaatatttaaatttatttgtcgaTTATTGTTGCGACTTTGAGATTCCAGGTGGAATAGAAGATTATACGactaaaatattatatctgATACGATTCGTTGCTACAGAGTCGCAGTTTTATAATACCACGTGAGTccaatcattaatttttatttatttcttcttttagctatttaataattattattacagagACAAAATAGAAATACTTTGCCGGGCTTTGGGTACACAGATAATAAAtcaatctaaaaaatatatcgatCTAAAGATTATACTCGATGAAGATCCACTGGCTGGCAAGCAAATGCttgaaaattctattttttgttGCCGGCgatttgaagaaatttttaaccaagtttgtgatttttattatttaattttcttttaataaatttgcttTAGTTTAATattgctaattttttaaagctaaaaCTAATGGACAGACATTGCAATTCTTTAATTCTAAGTAacgttgataaaaataatgtctTTAATCATGTCAATACATTTATACAGAGATGTCAAGATCTTATTGAAGTTACAAATacaagaattatttttgacaagtaattaatttttttttttagagaattaagtattaaattttaataaattaagtaataaattttttcaaataatttaaaggtgtggagaaattaaaataattggagGAGCAAAAGCAGAAGAGCatgaaaaaaagtataaaaaaatcgaaaaattgttCAGTCAAACTttggaagaaataaaaatctctCGAGAGTGTATTTTAAATGTGGAAGAATTTGGTTGGCTGGAAAAAATTAAGGTCTTTAGGAATAAAATAGAGGACATTGATaatatgatgaaaaatttgatacacGATGTATTTGAGGAGGTTCTCACGGTGGAAGAAGGTCTCGAAGCTTTGTACGCGATGAAGCGTTTTGTCATTcgcgaaaatttaaaagaaactcTTGATAGTTACTGGACATTTATTTGGAAGATTTTTAATCAAGAGCTAGAAACGGTCGTTGATGATATTGATAAGGAAATTTTGGTTTATGATCGGTCGATGACTTCCTATGCAGGAGCGGCGACTTTGTTGGCTttgaagaataattatttgactAGTCAGTTTAATATGCTAGTTAATGCTTCTGATTGGTTTGATGATAATATTGCGCAAGAGTaagcttaatttattttagttttaataatttgtttttaagcaattttttttttttttaattaatttattttgtttttaataatttatttttaaacaattgtgtttttttttagagcaattattgaaaaatataaacgtGTTCAGAGTACTTTGTTAGagaaaataagtgaaattaatttaacatgggaacaaaaattattgagcGATGATGCAATTAAAGAAATGCTTAATAAaccaattattaaatatgctAATTAtcctaataataaatttatggaagttaatttaaatttttattgcttgGAAACTATTAAGTCTCTTATTGagtaagttttaaaaaatttttaataatattaataatttctttataatttcaaatatgttatcaaatattttttagatggaaaaatatgaaatatgaaataaaaaaaatatcaccaaaattattgcaaaagtGGAACTTATTTATGATTCGTtacataaaagtaaattacttATGCAAATTCTACAACAATATTATCGAAAAAATGAGTAAAGaagaatttatgttatttaaattagtaattgatgaaataaaagttattgtaACAACCGGAGTCGCGAAGAATACATGGATAGTAGAGTCTATCGACAAATTTTACGATGAGTGTTACAATAATGTTTATCAAGCAAGttatttttgtcaataattaaattaaattatttataatcttgcaaattatgattaaattttttttttttatagttcagAAGAGTTGTGGGAGACTATAAatcttcatataaaaaaatttataactacttGAAGAGTATTTCAAAAGAACTGTTAGTTAAAGAGACAGTAAATTTGACTTTTACTTTAgaagattttgaaaattacttaataagtgtcaagtaaataattataataaattatttgattattattgttataattaataattaaatgttaattttttttaagggatAAAAGTCTGGAGAATATTAATAACGAGTGCAAGCAAAtcataaaatca includes the following:
- the LOC123269010 gene encoding dynein-1-beta heavy chain, flagellar inner arm I1 complex, with the protein product MSGRRGEVSDSKKIKRVDKTPPVINYREYLDMDTDEEEFGRQETPEPDEELPAEPEKPVFTDQELGTLVQYVKNLTMTFHEEITLPQESTKLIHEYFCNPSYTILTIFYQDSQWKVTLDFPKYPQNGLTYFFRSPWQVYTPDNFMSTVKFGSFNYFENSLLKFFQNIYAPVAFSYDRWPRVKKDEIFSNLNKLISYLNDLTYDPMGLPILYVPREGIDCKISSSSSINSSSQQIDIQEDYKSVELLLISEEKNGLIERLERVARYWIKQIREVLSGSNIPARPACRTIKEEINFWNYKFESLKCLHNQLTNKCITNIIDTLKTNKSASIEEFPVLITKIEKSLVEIISNIKYLNLFVDYCCDFEIPGGIEDYTTKILYLIRFVATESQFYNTTDKIEILCRALGTQIINQSKKYIDLKIILDEDPLAGKQMLENSIFCCRRFEEIFNQLKLMDRHCNSLILSNVDKNNVFNHVNTFIQRCQDLIEVTNTRIIFDKCGEIKIIGGAKAEEHEKKYKKIEKLFSQTLEEIKISRECILNVEEFGWLEKIKVFRNKIEDIDNMMKNLIHDVFEEVLTVEEGLEALYAMKRFVIRENLKETLDSYWTFIWKIFNQELETVVDDIDKEILVYDRSMTSYAGAATLLALKNNYLTSQFNMLVNASDWFDDNIAQEAIIEKYKRVQSTLLEKISEINLTWEQKLLSDDAIKEMLNKPIIKYANYPNNKFMEVNLNFYCLETIKSLIEWKNMKYEIKKISPKLLQKWNLFMIRYIKVNYLCKFYNNIIEKMSKEEFMLFKLVIDEIKVIVTTGVAKNTWIVESIDKFYDECYNNVYQFRRVVGDYKSSYKKIYNYLKSISKELLVKETVNLTFTLEDFENYLISVKDKSLENINNECKQIIKSISLIKYDIRRDDKTPIYWTAFVQKIIEDFKESLVVNIRNSLKSARNFFEGDDIMSSGSFLVIDAHYLNGQIVFQPDVEEIKRVIELITSLDKEVYSIENCNKIFDLIDLRAKDKINLIEAHEEITELKNNLKEETDATIAALDKFIKSLDIKLLAQVEGKLSEFKNEENCDKNSFEEEILRYVFLIMYMNNYLTILNLFGIFRCRELSKTMSLIADNLNIKFISLNTVNMKSQIIEKCDNLKDNFFKFIVGELTSQR
- the LOC123268956 gene encoding low molecular weight phosphotyrosine protein phosphatase 2-like isoform X1 — protein: MSLIIRTISSNYYRCKNIIGNTCRSTMAEAIFDDYITKMGLKNTWEVNSAGLRGYHAGQTPDERALVTLRGRGIVNYSHKARVITKNDFYSHNWIFGMDQYNIEQLEKIKPEGSNAKIELLGSYNPNGDIIIEDPFPDKDCRGFVKAFEQSNSSIKNFLELNSKK
- the LOC123268956 gene encoding low molecular weight phosphotyrosine protein phosphatase 2-like isoform X2 — encoded protein: MNKMSEKKRVLMVCLGNTCRSTMAEAIFDDYITKMGLKNTWEVNSAGLRGYHAGQTPDERALVTLRGRGIVNYSHKARVITKNDFYSHNWIFGMDQYNIEQLEKIKPEGSNAKIELLGSYNPNGDIIIEDPFPDKDCRGFVKAFEQSNSSIKNFLELNSKK
- the LOC123268956 gene encoding low molecular weight phosphotyrosine protein phosphatase-like isoform X3 encodes the protein MAEKKSVLMICLGNICRSPIAEAVFADYIAKNNLTDKWGVDSAALIGYHTGKSPDSRAMSTLKDKGIKNYSHRARPITKDDFNKYDWIFGMDDDNISELNRLKPSGSKAKVELLGSYDSSGEIIIRDPYYDSNSAGFVKAYEQCVRSVEAFLKVQ
- the LOC123268955 gene encoding guanine deaminase, which translates into the protein MTSLKYLFIGPIVQTIKSGANIELQIIEEADIVVQNGQILEIINRPNKSEIKADIITILEKGQFFTPGFIDCHVHAVQLPNIGLGYDKSLLDWLEAYTFPLELQFSDNSFAEKVFEAVVKRTLSLGTTTACYFASLYNEASLILAEKAVKYHQRAFVGKLNMDRVRDDNYYERTDISVDNTRKFIDDVYKLKSSLVNPVITPRFALSCSMKLLKHLGEIAKENNLLIQTHVCENTGEIEECKSLFPDCPTYTSVYEQANLLTNKTVLAHGVFLKDSELKILTKYNSSIIHCPSSNTFLRSGLCDIQRLRRNNITVGLGTDVAGGNLMCMLDVMRSALEVSNHIAFIQGDSYKPIDFVDAFYLATLGGAEALSIDSQVGNLIAGKKFDALVIDLKAKDSPLDNLKTLTLKEQLQRLIYSGDDRNIVNVYVEGRKVK